Proteins from a genomic interval of Rhinoraja longicauda isolate Sanriku21f chromosome 16, sRhiLon1.1, whole genome shotgun sequence:
- the LOC144601019 gene encoding uncharacterized protein LOC144601019 isoform X1, whose product MTGPNKERYYWCDVCGKAWQHLYLLETHRRTHTGECTFVCSDCSKTFKTAQELKIHRRVHTGVKPFTCSNCGKSFAQSSTLREHWRVHTGEKPFGCSTCSKRFARSSGLRQHQWVHSGERPFTCSDCGKGFKSSPELKVHWRLHSDERPFTCAQCGKAFTQSSTLLKHQRVHSGERPFTCSDCGKGFKSMPELKEHWRLHTGERPYTCSDCGKGFTRNNNLLEHQRIHTGERPFTCSQCGKAFTQSSTLLKHQQVHSGERPFTCSDCGKGFTRNNSLLEHQRIHTGERPFTCAQCGKGYTSSSKLLWHQRVHAGDRPIPSPTTWMNRLLQPKDQ is encoded by the exons ATGACGGGGCCCAACAAGGAGAGGTATTATTGGTGCGACGTGTGTGgcaaggcctggcagcatctgtacCTGCTGGAGACCCACCGGCGGACGCACACGGGAGAATGCACCTTCGTGTGCTCCGACTGCAGCAAGACGTTCAAGACGGCGCAGGAGCTGAAAATCCACCGCCGGGTGCACACGGGCGTgaagcccttcacctgctccaacTGTGGCAAGAGCTTTGCCCAGTCGTCGACGCTGAGGGAGCACTGGCGGGTGCACACAGGTGAGAAGCCCTTTGGCTGCTCCACCTGCAGCAAGAGGTTTGCCCGGTCGTCGGGGCTGAGGCAGCACCAGTGGGTGCACAGCGGTGAGAGGCCCTTCACCTGTTCCGACTGTGGCAAAGGCTTCAAGTCGTCGCCGGAACTGAAGGTGCACTGGCGCCTGCACAGCgatgagcgccccttcacctgcgcccagtgtggCAAGGCCTTCACTCAGTCCTCCACCCTGCTGaagcaccagcgggtgcacagcggcgagcggcccttcacctgctctgactgcggcaagggcttcaagtcGATGCCGGAGTTGAAGGAGCACTGGCGCCTGCACACTGGGGAGCGGCCgtacacctgcagcgactgcggAAAGGGCTTCACCCGCAACAACAACCTGCTGGAGCACCAACGCATTCACACCGGCGAGCGCCCTTTCACCTGCTCCCAGTGTGGCAAGGCCTTCACCCAGTCCTCCACCCTGCTGAAGCACCAGCAGGTGCACAGCggtgagcggcccttcacctgctccgactgcggcaagggcttcacccgcaaCAACAGCCTGCTGGAGCACCAGCGCATCCACActggcgagcgccccttcacctgcgcccagtgcggcaagggctaCACCAGCTCCTCCAAGTTGCTGTggcaccagcgggtgcacgccGGCGACCGTCCCatccccagcccg ACAACGTGGATGAACAGGCTCCTGCAACCAAAAGACCAATGA
- the LOC144601019 gene encoding uncharacterized protein LOC144601019 isoform X2 codes for MTGPNKERYYWCDVCGKAWQHLYLLETHRRTHTGECTFVCSDCSKTFKTAQELKIHRRVHTGVKPFTCSNCGKSFAQSSTLREHWRVHTGEKPFGCSTCSKRFARSSGLRQHQWVHSGERPFTCSDCGKGFKSSPELKVHWRLHSDERPFTCAQCGKAFTQSSTLLKHQRVHSGERPFTCSDCGKGFKSMPELKEHWRLHTGERPYTCSDCGKGFTRNNNLLEHQRIHTGERPFTCSQCGKAFTQSSTLLKHQQVHSGERPFTCSDCGKGFTRNNSLLEHQRIHTGERPFTCAQCGKGYTSSSKLLWHQRVHAGDRPIPSPMIVV; via the exons ATGACGGGGCCCAACAAGGAGAGGTATTATTGGTGCGACGTGTGTGgcaaggcctggcagcatctgtacCTGCTGGAGACCCACCGGCGGACGCACACGGGAGAATGCACCTTCGTGTGCTCCGACTGCAGCAAGACGTTCAAGACGGCGCAGGAGCTGAAAATCCACCGCCGGGTGCACACGGGCGTgaagcccttcacctgctccaacTGTGGCAAGAGCTTTGCCCAGTCGTCGACGCTGAGGGAGCACTGGCGGGTGCACACAGGTGAGAAGCCCTTTGGCTGCTCCACCTGCAGCAAGAGGTTTGCCCGGTCGTCGGGGCTGAGGCAGCACCAGTGGGTGCACAGCGGTGAGAGGCCCTTCACCTGTTCCGACTGTGGCAAAGGCTTCAAGTCGTCGCCGGAACTGAAGGTGCACTGGCGCCTGCACAGCgatgagcgccccttcacctgcgcccagtgtggCAAGGCCTTCACTCAGTCCTCCACCCTGCTGaagcaccagcgggtgcacagcggcgagcggcccttcacctgctctgactgcggcaagggcttcaagtcGATGCCGGAGTTGAAGGAGCACTGGCGCCTGCACACTGGGGAGCGGCCgtacacctgcagcgactgcggAAAGGGCTTCACCCGCAACAACAACCTGCTGGAGCACCAACGCATTCACACCGGCGAGCGCCCTTTCACCTGCTCCCAGTGTGGCAAGGCCTTCACCCAGTCCTCCACCCTGCTGAAGCACCAGCAGGTGCACAGCggtgagcggcccttcacctgctccgactgcggcaagggcttcacccgcaaCAACAGCCTGCTGGAGCACCAGCGCATCCACActggcgagcgccccttcacctgcgcccagtgcggcaagggctaCACCAGCTCCTCCAAGTTGCTGTggcaccagcgggtgcacgccGGCGACCGTCCCatccccagcccg ATGATAGTAGTCTGA